A stretch of Leptospira bouyouniensis DNA encodes these proteins:
- the serC gene encoding 3-phosphoserine/phosphohydroxythreonine transaminase — protein sequence MPTFTHRIYNFNAGPAMLPTEVMEEANSEFLNYKGSGMSVMEMSHREKHFLGILNESIADIRDLLELPSRYAVVYFPGGATLQFSAIPYNYLAAGESADFAITGVWAKKAYEEAKKFYPNVKSIFNGADSKFMDLPTITDQDVNEGAKYVYITSNNTIYGSRYKTFPKLKKAPLIADMTSELFSRKLPIEDFSVIFAGAQKNIGPSGLTLVIYDKEKLQEQPHPIPNLMNYALMEKNGSNYNTPPTYSIYIASLVFKYLKRKGGLSIMEATNERKAKKLYDAIDASSLFYAPVPENFRSAMNVVFRSHNESLDAKFLTLAEEQGFAGLKGYRDVGGFRASIYNAMPEEGVDALISFIKEFERTNG from the coding sequence ATGCCTACGTTTACACACAGAATCTACAATTTTAATGCAGGTCCCGCCATGTTGCCCACAGAGGTCATGGAAGAAGCCAATTCCGAATTCCTCAATTACAAAGGAAGTGGGATGTCTGTCATGGAAATGAGCCATAGAGAGAAACATTTCCTAGGTATCTTAAACGAATCGATTGCTGACATTAGAGATTTACTTGAATTACCTTCTCGTTATGCGGTAGTTTATTTTCCTGGTGGAGCCACGTTACAATTTTCTGCCATTCCATACAATTATCTTGCGGCTGGAGAATCTGCTGACTTTGCCATAACTGGCGTTTGGGCAAAAAAAGCATATGAAGAAGCTAAAAAATTTTATCCGAATGTAAAATCCATTTTTAATGGGGCTGATTCTAAATTTATGGATCTTCCAACGATCACAGATCAAGATGTCAACGAAGGAGCAAAATACGTTTATATCACCTCCAATAATACTATCTACGGATCTCGTTACAAAACATTTCCTAAATTAAAAAAGGCACCTCTCATTGCTGATATGACAAGTGAACTCTTCAGTCGTAAACTTCCGATTGAAGATTTCTCTGTGATCTTTGCAGGAGCACAAAAAAATATTGGTCCTTCTGGACTCACACTTGTGATTTACGACAAAGAAAAATTGCAGGAACAACCCCACCCTATCCCGAATTTAATGAACTATGCCTTGATGGAAAAAAATGGCTCAAATTACAACACTCCACCAACCTATTCTATTTATATCGCAAGTCTTGTGTTCAAATATCTGAAACGAAAAGGTGGACTTTCAATTATGGAAGCTACAAATGAAAGAAAAGCAAAGAAGTTATATGACGCAATCGATGCTTCCTCTCTTTTTTATGCTCCTGTCCCTGAAAACTTTCGTTCTGCAATGAATGTTGTTTTCCGAAGTCATAATGAAAGTTTGGATGCCAAATTTTTGACACTTGCCGAAGAACAAGGATTTGCTGGTCTTAAAGGATACCGCGATGTGGGTGGTTTTAGAGCAAGTATCTATAATGCGATGCCAGAAGAAGGTGTGGATGCTCTCATTTCCTTTATCAAGGAATTTGAAAGGACAAATGGTTAA
- the ilvB gene encoding biosynthetic-type acetolactate synthase large subunit: MTSTTEAITGGRLMVELLEEAGVEIVFGYPGGAILPFYDELYHSKKIKHILVRHEQGAIHMAEGYARSTGKLGVCIATSGPGATNLITGLTDAKMDSVPILAITGQVATDAIGTDAFQEADIFGITIPITKYNALIKKADDLARHFEEAIKIAMGGRPGPVLLDFPKDVQLGKTTVRKASSLKIAPHHYERPKVKGDPQEFAEALNVAKRPLLYVGGGAINSFASAEIKALAEKANAPVTTTLMGLGAFPGTHPLSVGMLGMHGTAYANKAVLECDYILNLGARFDDRVAKYQDFAPNAVRAHVDIDAAEFNKRINVDHILHGDLKDAIREILPFVKGGDRSEWISNIQSLKKNHPLDFDNSGETIKPQDFLQKVYTKTKGEAIVSTDVGQHQMWAAQYYLFDKPNTWLTSGGLGTMGYGLPAAIGAKFGNPDKTVICVTGDGSFQMCIQELATIAQSKLGVKILLFNNNFLGMVRQWQELFYEERFSESQWTYNPNFVKLAEAYDIPAMRIEKKSEIQKGVEFFLKDSGSALIEVMIPAEEKVFPMIPAGKSQQDLIEFKDLGKLKK, from the coding sequence ATGACATCTACAACCGAAGCAATTACAGGCGGCCGGCTTATGGTCGAATTATTGGAAGAAGCGGGTGTGGAAATTGTCTTTGGATACCCAGGTGGTGCCATTCTCCCTTTTTACGACGAACTCTATCATAGCAAAAAAATAAAACACATCCTTGTTCGCCATGAACAAGGTGCCATCCATATGGCAGAAGGGTATGCTCGCTCCACTGGTAAGTTAGGTGTTTGTATCGCCACCTCTGGCCCTGGTGCCACAAACTTAATCACTGGTCTAACCGATGCCAAAATGGATTCTGTTCCCATCCTTGCCATCACAGGGCAGGTGGCAACTGATGCCATTGGTACTGATGCCTTCCAAGAAGCAGATATCTTTGGTATCACGATCCCAATCACCAAATACAATGCCCTCATTAAAAAAGCTGACGACCTTGCCCGACATTTTGAAGAAGCTATCAAAATTGCCATGGGTGGAAGGCCTGGTCCTGTACTCCTTGATTTTCCAAAAGATGTTCAATTGGGTAAAACAACTGTTAGGAAAGCGTCATCTTTAAAAATTGCTCCTCATCATTATGAAAGACCAAAGGTGAAAGGGGACCCACAAGAATTTGCGGAAGCATTGAATGTAGCCAAACGCCCGTTACTCTATGTTGGTGGTGGTGCCATCAATTCTTTTGCTTCTGCTGAAATTAAGGCACTTGCTGAAAAAGCGAATGCACCTGTAACCACAACATTAATGGGACTTGGTGCTTTTCCTGGAACTCATCCCTTGTCTGTCGGAATGCTCGGTATGCATGGTACTGCCTATGCCAACAAAGCGGTGTTAGAATGTGATTATATCCTCAATTTAGGTGCTAGGTTTGATGACCGGGTTGCCAAATACCAAGACTTTGCGCCGAATGCCGTGCGTGCCCATGTTGATATTGATGCAGCTGAGTTTAACAAAAGAATCAATGTTGATCATATTTTACATGGTGACCTAAAAGATGCGATTAGAGAAATCCTCCCTTTTGTGAAAGGTGGAGATAGGTCAGAATGGATTTCGAATATCCAATCACTCAAAAAAAATCACCCACTTGATTTTGATAACAGTGGAGAAACAATCAAACCTCAAGACTTTTTACAAAAGGTTTATACAAAAACCAAAGGGGAAGCGATTGTTTCGACTGATGTAGGCCAACACCAAATGTGGGCAGCACAGTATTATTTATTTGATAAACCAAACACTTGGCTCACTTCCGGTGGGCTCGGCACGATGGGGTATGGTTTACCTGCGGCCATCGGTGCTAAATTTGGTAACCCAGACAAAACTGTGATTTGTGTGACGGGAGATGGATCTTTCCAAATGTGTATCCAAGAACTTGCGACTATCGCGCAATCAAAGTTAGGTGTCAAGATTTTACTTTTTAATAATAACTTCCTTGGAATGGTCCGCCAATGGCAAGAACTCTTCTATGAAGAAAGGTTTAGTGAGTCACAATGGACTTACAATCCAAACTTTGTAAAACTTGCGGAAGCCTATGACATCCCTGCTATGAGGATTGAAAAAAAGTCTGAAATTCAAAAAGGTGTCGAATTTTTCTTAAAAGATAGTGGTTCTGCTCTCATTGAAGTGATGATCCCTGCGGAAGAAAAAGTTTTCCCAATGATCCCTGCTGGAAAATCTCAACAAGACCTCATCGAATTTAAAGACTTGGGGAAATTGAAAAAATGA
- a CDS encoding peptidase MA family protein, which yields MKRILSITAYLFLVSFLYSDVEKKIVPLKRGSGAEVLYFDFGETAPNTFFKSEKLQEPKLEDLKLGFLDAAPGYYAGPDGGEVYQWAKNHYQWKRADGSVFTEWPTGIFKLDFPTGIGFVFAPAPPNCNGCSPTLVWNYPDNTKITKYWISNRKEYDTIFQKPLDFQNFLLVNETKFGKPKLELGNLVFYGSDKWNEFLRVFGEEVKTKSLYSILKNEFGFENRGKIPVLLFDEYNAAKEYVGFDLPAANQSEMGLGGKDAIVLCCGDQMPERTGNPNFDVDSLRRVNFSMVLQKLTRNAEQVSCLKTIAETGTQSTQEIQDPWFEEGFASYIESRLSDRKRVWVYAETEKLIRENKAPKSFKALLEAKYKDNIPYHFSAILIKYIHDVYGKESISSYQKETCMGLDSTLALQKVTGVSADTILKESTKRFETEKIQVLKDTKSLSLSGFTVMNPQFPNEFFSFLEKGFTIKESAKEIKTYDELPSLYKIFIANVDDYSGKREGDFLGPRGSYFFLWKKGNYRWYGDGWEANVFPGNQIVFRGSNYTLVEWENGKKQYVAPNGDSVIFQNRESVQYSD from the coding sequence ATGAAACGTATTCTTTCCATCACAGCATATTTATTCCTTGTTAGTTTCCTTTATTCAGATGTTGAAAAAAAAATTGTCCCTTTAAAACGAGGGAGTGGGGCTGAAGTATTATATTTTGATTTTGGGGAAACTGCCCCCAACACATTTTTCAAATCGGAAAAACTCCAGGAACCTAAATTAGAGGACCTTAAGTTAGGTTTTTTAGATGCAGCACCTGGTTATTATGCAGGTCCTGATGGGGGAGAAGTCTACCAATGGGCAAAAAACCATTACCAATGGAAACGTGCTGATGGTAGTGTTTTTACCGAATGGCCTACCGGGATTTTTAAATTAGATTTTCCCACTGGGATAGGATTTGTATTTGCACCCGCTCCACCTAACTGTAATGGATGTTCACCGACGCTTGTATGGAATTATCCAGACAATACAAAAATCACAAAGTACTGGATCTCCAATCGGAAAGAATACGATACCATCTTCCAGAAACCTCTCGATTTCCAAAACTTCCTTCTTGTGAATGAAACCAAATTTGGAAAACCAAAGTTGGAATTGGGGAATCTTGTTTTTTATGGTTCCGATAAATGGAATGAGTTTTTACGAGTGTTTGGTGAAGAAGTCAAGACCAAATCTCTTTATTCGATTCTAAAAAATGAGTTTGGTTTTGAAAATCGCGGGAAAATTCCTGTATTACTTTTTGATGAGTACAATGCAGCAAAGGAATATGTTGGTTTTGATCTCCCAGCTGCCAACCAATCCGAAATGGGGTTAGGTGGAAAAGATGCGATTGTTTTATGTTGTGGTGATCAAATGCCTGAACGCACAGGGAATCCAAATTTTGATGTCGATTCTTTACGGCGGGTTAATTTTAGTATGGTACTCCAAAAACTGACAAGAAATGCCGAACAAGTTTCGTGTTTAAAGACCATTGCCGAAACAGGCACTCAATCTACCCAAGAAATTCAAGACCCTTGGTTTGAAGAAGGATTTGCATCCTATATCGAATCAAGATTGAGTGACCGCAAACGAGTTTGGGTATATGCAGAAACAGAAAAGTTAATTCGTGAAAACAAAGCTCCCAAATCCTTCAAAGCTTTATTAGAGGCCAAATACAAAGACAATATTCCTTATCATTTCAGTGCCATCTTAATCAAATACATCCATGATGTGTATGGTAAAGAATCTATCTCTTCTTATCAAAAAGAAACTTGTATGGGGCTTGATTCGACTCTTGCCTTGCAAAAAGTAACTGGTGTTAGTGCGGATACTATTTTAAAAGAGAGTACCAAACGTTTTGAAACAGAAAAAATTCAAGTTTTAAAAGATACTAAATCATTATCCCTTTCAGGGTTTACAGTGATGAACCCACAATTTCCGAATGAATTTTTTTCATTCTTAGAAAAGGGTTTTACGATCAAAGAATCAGCCAAAGAAATCAAAACTTATGATGAACTACCTTCATTATACAAAATCTTTATTGCCAATGTAGATGATTATTCGGGGAAACGAGAGGGTGATTTTTTAGGTCCGAGAGGATCATATTTTTTTCTTTGGAAAAAGGGAAATTACCGTTGGTATGGAGATGGTTGGGAAGCGAATGTATTCCCTGGAAATCAAATAGTGTTCCGAGGGTCTAACTATACACTCGTGGAATGGGAAAATGGTAAAAAACAATATGTGGCACCAAACGGAGATTCGGTGATATTCCAAAACCGCGAATCCGTTCAGTATTCAGATTGA
- the rpiB gene encoding ribose 5-phosphate isomerase B: MKEKIGIASDHGGFALKEFLRKSLEESYEMVDYGTKSEESVDYPTIIGDACRKVLSNEVPRLIALCGTGIGASIAANRFKGIRAALCHDEFTAEMSKRHNNANVLVLGGRVLGTDLALRIVKKWIETDFEGGRHQKRLGLIEEQS; this comes from the coding sequence ATGAAAGAAAAAATTGGAATCGCCTCTGATCACGGAGGATTTGCTCTCAAAGAATTCCTCAGGAAAAGTCTCGAGGAATCGTATGAAATGGTCGATTACGGTACTAAGAGCGAAGAGTCCGTCGACTACCCAACCATCATTGGAGATGCCTGCCGAAAGGTTCTTTCCAATGAAGTCCCAAGACTCATTGCTCTTTGTGGTACGGGCATTGGTGCCTCTATTGCCGCAAACCGTTTCAAAGGCATTCGAGCGGCCCTTTGCCATGATGAGTTTACGGCGGAAATGTCCAAACGCCATAACAATGCCAATGTACTGGTTTTAGGGGGAAGAGTTCTCGGGACTGATTTAGCACTGAGAATTGTGAAAAAATGGATCGAAACAGATTTCGAAGGTGGAAGACACCAAAAACGATTGGGTTTAATCGAAGAACAGTCTTAA
- a CDS encoding P83/100 family protein has translation MRISRSIIICLIAVGFSLTAQSKAPLGESEIKGSKKIEFINRSLRKASDDIIQENTETGKKLAETLSKEDTASVDGVKIQRILPGPDGKLGADILFLSETQSFDHVNSIARILASYIEKSFQYKASNAETLAQYILYYNATHRKDAKFFGKKYTAAVTAATSPDKLGIDTVYKNWPGKTQIIIPIEGNILKDSGKDVTTDELEKDVNKTVKDKEKDPATKQKMEDEAKKMDKLQTDKLKEEKKVLQDKKDEVSKEGKDIQDKKDALKKQEAEAVASLNELKKDPVKNKAEIEKKAEEIKKIEQEKKETDQKSQAVEAKKEELSKKEEQIAKKEEARTGTTTSGDGAKKEDAVQKVEAKVEELKTELAQTKEELKKKEEQSDNVVNNKILFMKFIKYDTDGHYSNELWAIDPAKDDALFKSPYNNICSKEFKEIANQGVLVLGYDGEKIETRKHKLVLLDPDKLGVKKTSESADIFWRTPMINREDRIYVIEKVKDKYHVSRFKSDLTFEKRTEEPVEENSELTFFGDKIYVTGKPKEGDKTTIKVFKKEDLSLLKTIAP, from the coding sequence ATGAGAATCTCTCGTTCCATCATCATTTGCCTAATCGCTGTCGGATTTTCCCTGACAGCCCAATCCAAAGCCCCACTCGGTGAATCCGAAATTAAGGGTTCCAAAAAAATTGAATTCATCAACCGCTCCTTACGTAAGGCTTCTGATGACATTATCCAAGAGAATACAGAAACGGGAAAAAAACTCGCAGAAACTTTATCCAAAGAAGACACAGCGAGTGTAGATGGAGTGAAAATCCAAAGGATCCTTCCGGGACCTGATGGGAAACTCGGTGCTGATATCCTCTTTCTTTCTGAAACACAAAGTTTTGATCACGTGAATTCGATTGCTCGGATCCTTGCTTCATACATCGAAAAATCTTTCCAATACAAAGCAAGTAATGCCGAAACTCTTGCGCAGTATATTTTGTATTACAATGCCACACACCGTAAGGATGCAAAATTTTTTGGAAAAAAATACACAGCTGCTGTAACAGCTGCTACATCCCCCGATAAATTAGGAATTGATACTGTTTATAAAAATTGGCCTGGAAAAACCCAAATCATCATTCCAATTGAAGGGAACATCTTAAAAGACAGTGGGAAAGATGTAACCACTGATGAGTTAGAAAAAGATGTGAACAAAACGGTAAAGGATAAAGAAAAAGATCCTGCAACCAAACAAAAAATGGAAGACGAAGCCAAAAAAATGGACAAGTTGCAAACCGATAAACTCAAAGAAGAAAAAAAGGTTCTGCAAGATAAGAAAGATGAAGTGTCCAAAGAAGGGAAAGACATCCAAGATAAAAAAGATGCTCTTAAAAAACAAGAAGCAGAAGCTGTTGCAAGTCTTAATGAACTAAAAAAAGATCCGGTGAAAAACAAAGCCGAGATTGAGAAAAAAGCAGAAGAAATCAAAAAAATCGAACAAGAAAAAAAAGAAACAGATCAAAAATCGCAAGCTGTCGAAGCCAAAAAAGAAGAGTTAAGTAAAAAAGAAGAACAAATTGCCAAAAAAGAAGAGGCAAGAACTGGAACTACCACTTCAGGTGACGGTGCCAAAAAAGAAGACGCTGTCCAAAAGGTGGAAGCAAAAGTAGAAGAATTAAAAACAGAACTTGCACAAACCAAAGAAGAACTTAAGAAAAAAGAAGAACAAAGTGATAATGTTGTGAACAACAAAATCCTTTTTATGAAGTTTATCAAGTACGATACGGATGGTCACTATTCGAATGAACTTTGGGCGATCGATCCTGCAAAAGATGATGCTTTATTCAAAAGTCCTTACAATAATATCTGTTCAAAAGAATTTAAAGAAATTGCAAACCAAGGGGTTCTTGTTCTTGGATATGACGGTGAAAAGATTGAAACCAGAAAACACAAACTGGTGTTACTCGACCCTGATAAATTGGGTGTGAAAAAAACAAGCGAATCAGCTGATATTTTCTGGCGAACCCCAATGATCAATCGTGAAGATCGGATATATGTGATTGAAAAGGTAAAAGATAAATACCATGTCTCTCGTTTTAAATCTGATCTAACCTTTGAAAAAAGAACTGAAGAACCTGTGGAGGAAAATTCCGAACTCACTTTCTTTGGAGACAAAATTTATGTAACAGGAAAACCAAAAGAAGGCGACAAAACCACCATCAAAGTGTTCAAAAAAGAAGACCTAAGTTTGTTGAAAACCATCGCTCCCTAG
- a CDS encoding tetratricopeptide repeat protein — protein MENAEIEKTQEDEKFTKIKALAKEAYRFLDQGRFKEAKERLDILLDEDPSNTYGLVGLGDYYAKTKQPEQAIQYYRKCLSGDTTNKFSLMGLMNAYRDLNSLKRIIEVAEEFHHITITDASILSRVADAHRKLKNFKESEVYYMEALQINPNDQYVIVGLGHLYFACQRYADAILWWEKLLGSQPNNIKILTEIGNSYRKIKDFDKAVLYYERAKDLDPKNFFALYGLAESYRGKKDFKTAITYWEKILESDPDNKLIINRYADSLRGLGNYDKALECFNKILASGDDYFALLGKAAALRLIGDLEKAEEIYLGLLTKSPNDPRPALELSDLWDIMGKKPQAIKLLEDLAKKNPSNEAIRERIEYLKD, from the coding sequence ATGGAAAACGCCGAGATTGAAAAAACACAAGAAGATGAAAAATTCACAAAAATAAAAGCTCTCGCAAAAGAAGCCTATCGTTTTCTCGATCAAGGTCGCTTCAAAGAAGCAAAAGAACGATTAGACATATTACTTGATGAAGATCCATCCAACACATATGGACTTGTTGGACTTGGTGATTATTATGCCAAAACAAAACAACCAGAACAAGCCATCCAATACTATCGCAAATGTTTGAGCGGAGATACAACTAATAAATTTTCCCTCATGGGACTTATGAATGCGTATCGTGATCTTAATAGTTTAAAACGAATCATTGAAGTGGCAGAAGAATTTCACCACATAACGATCACAGATGCGAGTATCTTATCACGAGTTGCTGATGCTCATAGAAAGTTAAAAAACTTCAAAGAATCTGAAGTGTATTATATGGAAGCACTCCAAATCAATCCGAATGACCAATATGTGATTGTGGGACTTGGTCATTTGTACTTTGCCTGCCAACGGTATGCGGATGCGATTCTTTGGTGGGAAAAACTCCTAGGAAGCCAACCAAATAATATCAAAATTCTCACAGAAATTGGGAACAGTTACCGTAAGATCAAGGATTTTGACAAGGCAGTCCTTTATTATGAAAGGGCAAAAGATCTCGATCCAAAAAACTTTTTTGCATTGTACGGACTTGCAGAATCTTACCGCGGCAAAAAGGATTTTAAAACAGCGATTACCTATTGGGAAAAAATCCTCGAATCAGATCCTGATAATAAACTCATTATCAACCGTTATGCGGATTCACTCAGAGGACTAGGTAATTATGACAAAGCTCTTGAATGTTTTAATAAAATTCTGGCAAGTGGTGATGACTACTTTGCACTTCTAGGGAAAGCTGCCGCATTACGTCTGATTGGCGATCTTGAAAAAGCAGAAGAAATTTATTTAGGATTACTCACCAAATCTCCGAATGATCCAAGACCAGCTCTCGAACTTTCAGACCTTTGGGACATTATGGGAAAAAAACCACAAGCCATTAAACTTTTGGAAGATTTAGCAAAGAAAAATCCTTCAAATGAAGCAATTCGTGAACGAATTGAATATCTTAAAGATTAG
- a CDS encoding concanavalin A-like lectin/glucanase: MDRNRFRRWKTPKTIGFNRRTVLIFLVILFGGHSLESWEVPKKESVNLSLWKKIGVVEHKEPGKKNTLKPKENTPKRGELFFDFEGDTNEPNLSESGNPFPSKSISVVFSSYLEDKNTSFFGKKSAYFSGRRNQIHLSVSGNSLFGTHPDPFSISIPVHMGEQGAGSVILDRTVYVKGKKYGISLELNEGKPTLYINNLLQKTDGRTVSFILESSVKIKRKNWEVISLFFDTLNHRYVLYQNGIETAEYENKQADTIGFGFPENDSTPLILGKSYYGNLDGFHIHKGEPEIGYSKFETVRYDDDTKIGFMEGSTAISPILETKFSNSTLQQIQWKVDAPKDTMIELYFRASNQKFTEASVLPWTRIRSLTTDLPKHRFKYYQWKIWFRPDPMGKTVPILQALNFDYIEQSPPDVPTLFRLDPNVSKNQTNQICFLWNSNHEKEVQNGGGYIIHYGLVPNRMVGSIFVKKDKDNQYKKIDGNEENSGFRNKRFCVDEDTLVSNIYIPEGQLESPEDRTLADQIDISKKEKRGLLFQPGLTYYFRISAYNRYLNEWDSKDQRSALSAPISFSFPKEVSNLK; encoded by the coding sequence ATGGATCGAAACAGATTTCGAAGGTGGAAGACACCAAAAACGATTGGGTTTAATCGAAGAACAGTCTTAATCTTTCTTGTTATCCTTTTTGGAGGGCACTCTCTTGAATCTTGGGAAGTCCCCAAAAAGGAATCCGTCAACTTAAGCCTTTGGAAAAAAATTGGTGTTGTCGAACACAAAGAACCAGGCAAAAAAAATACTCTCAAACCCAAAGAGAACACACCCAAACGAGGAGAATTGTTTTTTGATTTTGAGGGGGACACAAACGAACCCAACCTTTCTGAATCGGGAAACCCATTTCCATCCAAATCCATTTCAGTTGTGTTTTCCTCTTACTTAGAGGACAAAAACACATCCTTTTTTGGGAAAAAGTCCGCTTACTTTTCTGGACGCCGAAATCAAATTCACTTATCTGTTTCAGGAAATTCTCTTTTTGGAACACACCCAGATCCATTTAGCATTTCAATTCCAGTGCATATGGGAGAACAAGGGGCAGGATCCGTAATCCTCGACCGCACAGTTTATGTTAAAGGGAAAAAATATGGAATCTCCCTTGAGTTAAATGAAGGTAAACCCACATTATATATCAATAATTTACTTCAAAAAACAGATGGTAGAACTGTAAGTTTTATTTTAGAATCAAGTGTAAAAATCAAACGCAAAAACTGGGAAGTGATTTCCCTTTTTTTTGATACATTAAACCATCGATATGTGCTTTATCAAAATGGAATTGAAACTGCAGAGTATGAAAACAAACAAGCTGATACAATCGGATTTGGATTTCCAGAAAATGATTCCACACCCCTTATCCTAGGAAAATCTTATTACGGGAATTTAGATGGTTTCCATATCCATAAAGGTGAACCAGAGATTGGTTATTCAAAATTTGAAACCGTTCGTTATGACGATGATACAAAAATTGGATTTATGGAAGGAAGCACTGCGATCTCTCCGATTTTGGAAACAAAATTCAGCAATTCAACATTACAACAAATCCAATGGAAGGTTGACGCACCGAAAGATACAATGATTGAATTGTATTTCCGCGCATCGAATCAAAAATTTACTGAGGCAAGTGTTCTCCCTTGGACAAGAATTCGTTCCTTAACTACTGATTTACCAAAACATCGATTTAAGTATTACCAATGGAAAATTTGGTTTCGTCCAGATCCGATGGGAAAAACTGTCCCTATCTTACAAGCACTTAACTTTGATTATATAGAGCAATCACCTCCAGATGTCCCTACCCTTTTTCGTTTGGACCCAAATGTTTCCAAAAACCAAACAAATCAAATTTGTTTTTTGTGGAATTCAAACCATGAGAAAGAAGTACAAAACGGTGGAGGTTATATCATCCATTATGGTTTAGTTCCAAATCGAATGGTTGGTTCAATCTTTGTCAAAAAAGACAAAGACAATCAATATAAAAAAATAGATGGAAATGAAGAAAATTCTGGATTTCGTAACAAACGATTTTGTGTAGATGAAGACACACTTGTTTCCAATATTTATATTCCAGAAGGACAACTTGAATCACCCGAGGATCGAACGTTGGCTGACCAAATCGACATTTCAAAAAAAGAAAAAAGAGGATTATTATTCCAACCAGGGCTTACGTATTATTTTAGAATTTCAGCATACAACCGTTATTTAAACGAATGGGATTCTAAAGACCAAAGGAGTGCACTTTCAGCACCTATTTCATTTAGTTTCCCTAAAGAAGTTTCGAACCTTAAGTAA
- the ilvN gene encoding acetolactate synthase small subunit: MKHTLSILVNNHPGVMSHVSGLFTRRGYNIDSIAVGVTDDPEVSSMTIVLNGDDFVVGQVKNQLLKLPDVLRVQDMAYASSVQRELVLVSFSITEKNRSEALTICNGFDVKILEMTEDSLLIEFSGNSRQVTNIITVLKPFGIREISRTGQIAIAYRNQNVV; the protein is encoded by the coding sequence ATGAAACATACACTGAGTATTTTAGTCAATAACCATCCAGGTGTGATGAGTCATGTTTCTGGACTCTTTACTAGGCGAGGTTATAACATTGATTCGATTGCCGTTGGTGTCACTGATGACCCAGAAGTTTCTTCCATGACGATTGTTCTCAATGGCGATGATTTTGTTGTGGGACAAGTGAAAAACCAACTCCTCAAACTCCCTGATGTGCTCCGAGTGCAAGATATGGCATATGCAAGTTCAGTCCAAAGAGAACTTGTGTTAGTTTCTTTTTCTATCACAGAAAAGAACCGAAGTGAAGCACTAACGATCTGTAATGGTTTTGATGTGAAAATTTTAGAGATGACCGAAGACTCCCTACTCATCGAATTTTCCGGCAATTCTCGCCAGGTGACAAACATCATCACAGTTTTAAAACCTTTTGGGATTCGTGAGATTTCTCGCACTGGCCAAATTGCCATTGCCTATCGAAACCAAAACGTTGTTTAG